Part of the Nitrospinota bacterium genome is shown below.
ACTGATGCCGAGAGATTCCGCCGCACGGGTTTTATTGCCACTGACCTCTTCCAGAGTTTGCAGAATCAAGGCCTTTTCCATATCGTAAATGGTGCCCTGAAAATTTGAAAGCAGTTTCGATCCGGTTTCTCCATCCATTTCGGAATCTTCCTCGAAAAACAGATGCGCGGGCAGTAACGTATCCTCGTTACAGACCAGTGCGGCACGTTCCAGGATGTTTCCCAATTCGCGGATATTCCCCGGCCAGTTGTATTTTTTCAAAAGCGTGAGAGTGGCTTCGTCTATCGACGGGACGGTTTTATGCATTTCCCTGCAATGCAATTGCAGAAAATGCTCTGCCAGCAGAGGGATATCTTCTTTGCGTTCGCGCAGTGGAATCAGCCGGAGGGGAATAACGTTTAACCGGTAGTACAGATCTTCCCGGAACTGGTTTTCCTTGATCCGTTTTTTTATGTCGCGATTGGAGGTGGCAATCACCCGGACATCGACAGGAATGGCTTCTTTCCCGCCCACTTTATCGATTTCATGCTCCTGCAGGACACGAAGAAGTTTGGCTTGCAGGGGCAGGGACATTTCAGTGACTTCGTCGAGTAGCAGGGTCCCCTTGTGGGCGAGTTCAAATTTCCCTTCCTTGCGGTTATCGGCTCCGGTGAAAGCGCCTTTTTCATGGCCGAACATTTCTGTTTCCAAAAGCCCTTCGGGAAGCGCCGCGCAGTTGATAGGTACGAAAGGCCTGTCTGCCCTGGGACTGTGTTGGTGAATAAGGCGGGCAAACAATTCTTTGCCGGTACCGGTTTCTCCAATGATCAGCACGGTGGATTTGCTGTAGGCGATGTTTTCGGCAAATTTCAGCAGTCTTTTCATTTCCTCGTTACAGGTAATGATTTTCCGTTCGGAAACGGTTTTTTCGGGAGGCGTAGGCGCTGGCTGCCGGGCGGTAGTCTCTGGTTCCTTTAAAAAGGCCCGGTTCACGGTTGAAATCAGGATTTCCGCTGAGAAGGGTTTCAGAAGGTAATCGAAAGCGCCTACCTTCATGGTCTCCACAGCGTTGTCTATATCTCCATAAGCGGTCATCATGATAACGATGGTTTTAGGGGAGTGCTGTTTGACGGCACGTAGAAGTTCCACTCCGTCCATCCTTGGCATTTTGACGTCAGAAATTATCAGGTCGAACGACTCATGTTCAATTTTTTCCCAGGCGGCTTTTCCGTCCTGGACGGAAACCGGCTGGTAACCCTCCCGCTTCAAAGTCGTCTCCAGCGCTACCCGCATTTCGCTTTCGTCGTCAACGACGAGAATTTTTTTATCGGAATTATTTTTCATCAAATTCGTCATCCCAACAAGGTAGTTTTACGATGAAAGAGGTTTGTCTGCTTTTTTCGCTTTCGGCGTCGATCGTACCCTGATGGGCTTTAATTATATTGTGAGAAATGGACAAACCCAGCCCGGTTCCTTTATCTTTTGTGGTGAAAAAGGGGTTGAAGATTTTTGCCAGATGGTCTTGAGGGATGCCTTCGCCGGTGTCGGACACCGTGATGGTGATAAATTGACGGTGATCGTTTCCAGGTGCGGACCGGTTGGAAGAGGCGCTGACCTGTTCTGTGGTCAGGCAAAGTTCTCCTCCATCGGGCATGGCCTGAATCGCGTTGCGGATGAGGTTGCTGAAAACCTGCTTCAAAAGCTCCCGGTCGCCGTTGATCAACGCATCACTTTCTCCAAAATTGCGCACAATTTTTATATTGTCGGGGATGATTGTGTCCGAGGAACCTGTCAGCAAGGTGGTGAGCAATTGGTGAATGTCGCATTTTTGCTGGGAGGGGCGGGGAGACTTGGCGTATAGCAACAGGGTGGAAATGATCCGGTCCATATTCTTGACTCCGGCACGGATATGCTCCACAAGCGTGGATTTTTCCTCGTCCGTCTCTACGTCCTTCTTCAGCAGGGAAGCAAACAGTTCGATGCTTCCGAGAGGGTTTCTAATTTCATGGGCGATTCCTGCGGCCATTTCTCCCATGGCTCGCAATCGCTGGTTTCTTTGCGCTTCGACTTCCAGGTGCCGGATATGGGTCATGTCTTTTATGATGAGAAGCGTTCCAATTTGCGCATCGTCAGGGTCCAGCACTGGAGAGGCAGAAGCCTGGACGTGAACCTTGCTTCAGTTTGCCGTGGTGATTTCCCGATCCACGCTCAAGAGGTTCCCCCCTGTTTTGACCAGTCGTGACACCATGTTTTCAAACAGCTCATCGTGGAACAGGTCAGGGAGAGGTTTGCCAAGGCACATCTCAGGAGAGAGTCCTGTGATCCAGCTTGCCGTTTTATTGAATGTCGTTATGTTTGCCTTTTTGTCCAATACAATTACGCCTGTGGTCAGGCTTTCCAGGATATTGTTCAGGTAATTTTTGACTTCTTCTTTTTCGGTGAGGTTTTTTTCAAGTTCTTCGTTCTTCTTGGCCAGCTCCAGATCGAGTCTTTTGACTCGCTCCTTCAGGTCATCGTAGGAATCCTGAAGCTGTTGGGTCGCGTCATTGAACGCTTGAAACGCCTGGCTGAGGATTTCGAATTCTTCTTTCGGGGTTTTTCCCTGGAGGGGTTCGTTCATGTACTATTTGGACCACGGGTGAGGGTTGAATCTAATCACTAAAACATTATAAATGATTTAGAGAGGTTCTTTAAATTCTTTTTCCCAATCGAGGACTTTAAGTTTCGATTCTGCGACTTGCTTCAAAAGATCATTGGTATCTTTTGATTCAATCAGAGTGTTCAGGGTGGCGGTGGCTTTGGAAGGATTTTTTAAATTATTATAACTTTCTACCAGAAGGTAGTCTGCCCAGTCGGTGTGCGGCTGTTCTGGAAATAATCGCCGGGCCGATTCCAGGGCTTTAGCAGCCTCGGCATATTTTTTGTTCTGGAAAAGCGCAAACCCCAGGCTGTAGTAAGCTTTGCGTATGGTATTGGGAATGATCTTGGCCGTGCGGTCAAACGTTTTGATAGCCTGACGGTATTCGTCAATGGCGGAAGGAAGGTTGTCCTCATTTTGGTAAGTTTCGGCCAACAGGGTGTGGGTTTCGGAAATATTTCCACCCTGTTTAGTCAAGAGCTCTTTATACACATGCAAGGCTTTGTTGTATTGTTTTCTGCCGCTATGCGAACTGGCCAGGAGCTTTAGAGCCTCGGGAACCTGCGGGCTCTGGGGATAATTTTTTAAAAATGATTGAGCGACCAGTTCCGCTTCTTTAAAGTTGCTTTGTTCCAGGTGAATTTGTCCCAGGTTGAGGAAGATGCGGTCGCGATAAATATTTTTGGCGTCCAATTTTTTGACCCGCTCGTAAAACCGAAGCGCTTGCGGGAAC
Proteins encoded:
- a CDS encoding sigma-54 dependent transcriptional regulator encodes the protein MMKNNSDKKILVVDDESEMRVALETTLKREGYQPVSVQDGKAAWEKIEHESFDLIISDVKMPRMDGVELLRAVKQHSPKTIVIMMTAYGDIDNAVETMKVGAFDYLLKPFSAEILISTVNRAFLKEPETTARQPAPTPPEKTVSERKIITCNEEMKRLLKFAENIAYSKSTVLIIGETGTGKELFARLIHQHSPRADRPFVPINCAALPEGLLETEMFGHEKGAFTGADNRKEGKFELAHKGTLLLDEVTEMSLPLQAKLLRVLQEHEIDKVGGKEAIPVDVRVIATSNRDIKKRIKENQFREDLYYRLNVIPLRLIPLRERKEDIPLLAEHFLQLHCREMHKTVPSIDEATLTLLKKYNWPGNIRELGNILERAALVCNEDTLLPAHLFFEEDSEMDGETGSKLLSNFQGTIYDMEKALILQTLEEVSGNKTRAAESLGISIRTLRNKLTEYQKSS
- a CDS encoding ATP-binding protein codes for the protein MLDPDDAQIGTLLIIKDMTHIRHLEVEAQRNQRLRAMGEMAAGIAHEIRNPLGSIELFASLLKKDVETDEEKSTLVEHIRAGVKNMDRIISTLLLYAKSPRPSQQKCDIHQLLTTLLTGSSDTIIPDNIKIVRNFGESDALINGDRELLKQVFSNLIRNAIQAMPDGGELCLTTEQVSASSNRSAPGNDHRQFITITVSDTGEGIPQDHLAKIFNPFFTTKDKGTGLGLSISHNIIKAHQGTIDAESEKSRQTSFIVKLPCWDDEFDEK
- a CDS encoding PAS domain-containing protein; protein product: MNEPLQGKTPKEEFEILSQAFQAFNDATQQLQDSYDDLKERVKRLDLELAKKNEELEKNLTEKEEVKNYLNNILESLTTGVIVLDKKANITTFNKTASWITGLSPEMCLGKPLPDLFHDELFENMVSRLVKTGGNLLSVDREITTAN